The Planctomicrobium piriforme genome window below encodes:
- a CDS encoding type II toxin-antitoxin system RelE/ParE family toxin: MAKRRKVKLGVRKGGGPPPGYEWSVGILDFAAHEAAAVLGTSQYRHIAMQVKQLAAQGDPTHSAMVDVRQVEDLWEIRDKGGPLGNLNIRAFFCVDNSRRALIVLGLIVKKNDGKTPLGDKVRMRHRW; this comes from the coding sequence ATGGCGAAACGGCGAAAGGTCAAACTCGGAGTCAGAAAAGGAGGCGGTCCGCCTCCCGGTTATGAGTGGTCCGTCGGAATCCTTGACTTCGCGGCTCACGAAGCCGCTGCGGTGCTCGGCACGAGCCAGTACCGCCATATCGCCATGCAAGTCAAACAACTGGCGGCCCAAGGCGATCCGACGCACAGTGCAATGGTCGATGTTCGCCAGGTCGAAGATCTCTGGGAAATTCGAGACAAGGGAGGCCCCTTGGGGAATCTCAATATCAGGGCCTTCTTTTGCGTTGATAACAGCCGCCGCGCTCTGATCGTACTCGGACTCATCGTGAAGAAAAACGACGGAAAAACTCCGTTGGGAGACAAAGTTCGCATGCGCCATCGATGGTGA